From one Rosa rugosa chromosome 4, drRosRugo1.1, whole genome shotgun sequence genomic stretch:
- the LOC133744204 gene encoding uncharacterized protein LOC133744204: protein MLVGCDLLGYIDGSIPCPSRYKVAQEAGITPELTQEYKDWRKHDSAVMALLAGTLSSSALSFIVGSKTSKEVWYSLEDRYAKLSKFKAFELKTSMQKIRKGNDSIDKYMERFKTVRDQLFVAGILIPDDEIVSLILNGLHAEYATIRLIIRTKESSTSLTELRTLLLDVEADLDRERLYNLVLTRYFHPRNQGKGGGRYHHNFSHGPYRNYNCYAYRKLDVGSVQSRGFINHCGNSKCYNTGGISNNLGSAKSKDLRNSNGCHDYDFSGGVRHQSVSFPGDNCQICSQFGHIAKTCPQRSAPRQVVAVGFSLQCQICFKRGHSAAECFHRHHYDFQLPCSSELQAKAVSFSSQPSI, encoded by the exons ATGTTGGTAGGGTGTGATCTATTGGGATATATTGATGGGTCTATCCCTTGTCCTTCACGATACAAAGTTGCACAAGAGGCTGGAATTACCCCTGAGCTTACACAAGAGTATAAGGACTGGAGGAAGCATGACTCTGCTGTAATGGCTCTACTAGCTGGTACTTTGTCATCTTCAGCTCTTTCATTCATTGTTGGGAGTAAAACCTCAAAAGAAGTTTGGTATTCCCTTGAAGATAGATATGCTAAACtttcaaagttcaaagcttTTGAGCTAAAGACATCCATGCAGAAAATCCGGAAAGGTAATGATAGTATTGACAAGTATATGGAACGCTTTAAAACTGTTCGGGACCAACTCTTTGTAGCTGGAATTCTTATTCCCGATGATGAAATAGTGAGTTTGATCTTGAATGGGCTACATGCTGAATATGCAACTATCAGATTGATCATTCGTACTAAGGAATCATCTACATCTCTAACAGAACTTCGTACACTACTCTTAGATGTTGAAGCTGATCTTGATCGAGAAC GATTGTACAACTTGGTTCTCACAAGATATTTTCATCCAAGGAATCAAGGTAAAGGTGGTGGCAGGTACCATCATAACTTTTCTCATGGACCATATCGAAATTATAATTGCTATGCATATAGGAAGTTAGATGTTGGTTCTGTGCAATCTAGAGGATTTATTAATCATTGTGGAAACTCAAAGTGCTACAACACTGGTGGTATTTCCAACAATCTTGGCTCTGCGAAGTCCAAAGACTTGAGGAATTCAAATGGTTGTCATGATTATGATTTTTCTGGTGGAGTTCGTCATCAGAGTGTTTCTTTCCCTGGTGATAATTGTCAAATATGCTCACAATTTGGTCATATTGCTAAAACTTGTCCCCAAAGATCTGCTCCTAGGCAAGTTGTTGCTGTTGGTTTTTCTTTACAATGTCAGATTTGCTTCAAGAGGGGTCACAGTGCTGCAGAATGTTTTCACAGGCATCACTATGATTTTCAATTACCATGTTCTTCAGAACTTCAAGCTAAGGCTGTTTCCTTCTCCTCTCAACCAAGTATATGA